A DNA window from Vicia villosa cultivar HV-30 ecotype Madison, WI unplaced genomic scaffold, Vvil1.0 ctg.000326F_1_1, whole genome shotgun sequence contains the following coding sequences:
- the LOC131626835 gene encoding RNA polymerase II C-terminal domain phosphatase-like 3, producing the protein MVFGSFLDCDNLKNLEEMGKEVVEDVEEGEISDTASVEEISEEDFKKQDVVKVNGSNSDKATSGGVGGGGGGKSRVLAVQDLYSKYPTISRGYAAGLYNLAWAQAVQNKPLNDIFVMELDGVSKDTNANSNNSSDNKDDLSTLNEVIVVDDDDKEEGELEEGEIDGDDDDMDCVMLGGDASETIFDSEVIDVRDVLESITVANVAESFAESCTRLQSALQSKMFAGSEKDVLVPLLFNAVKVIYSVFCSMEYLQKEENKDNLLRLLSSLKNEHAHLFTQELNKEIQAMITSIVSVDALGNSQVIDKEGKLEAFNKSQQLLGLQASGLISSSMLVHDSPAYASETLFYGQNNFKGPMLPLFDLHKDHDLDSLPSPTREAPSCFPVNKLFSVGDGMDRFGVPLASKTEPERMELDGKDSKFHIYENDALKAFSTYQQKFNQSSFFTDDKFPSPTPSGDCEEGVVDTNGEVSSASIAASLISSKSSPLDQMPVSSTSTSINRSSTKSRDPRLRFINSDTLDVNQPLGTNNMPKVEYAGSIISRKQKAVEEPSLDASPPKRLRRTLENSQHNTREERTMDGKGGWLEENTLVGSQLIERNHLIQKGETELKRTMSTSSSNLTMTSSGNEQTPITSGSTTASLPALLKNIAVNPTMLLNILLEQQQRLAAEAQTKPVDYATSTLHLINSNSTSGTDATVNTGPTMTAGLPQSSVGMFPTSSPATSMAPVLQVDSGKVRMKPRDPRRFLHGSSTLQKGGSLGSEQSKTTVSPMPNNQATDLTSPSIAQPDITRQFTKNLKNIADIMSVPQEPSTQSPATQNVSSASVPFTSDRAEQKSVLPHPQNLKGGVESAPETCTSGSPQPQNTWADVEHLFEGYDEKQKAAIQRERSRRLEEQNKMFAARKLCLVLDLDHTLLNSAKFMEVDPVHDEILRKKEEQDREKPHRHLFRFPHMGMWTKLRPGVWNFLEKASKLFEMHLYTMGNKLYATEMAKVLDPKGVLFAGRVISRGDDTETVDGDERAPKSKDLEGVLGMESSVVIIDDSVRVWPHNKLNLIVVERYTYFPCSRRQFGLPGPSLLEIDHDERPDTGSLASSLGVIERIHQNFFASQSLEEVDVRNILASEQRKILDGCRIVFSRVFPVGEANPHHHPLWQTAEQFGASCTNQVDDQVTHVVANSLGTDKVNWAICNGKFVVHPSWVEASALLYRRANEQEFLIKPEK; encoded by the exons ATGGTTTTTGGATCGTTTTTGGATTGTGATAATTTGAAAAACTTGGAGGAGATGGGGAAAGAGGTTGTTGAAGATGTGGAAGAGGGTGAGATTTCTGATACGGCTTCGGTTGAGGAGATTAGTGAAGAGGATTTTAAGAAACAGGATGTTGTTAAAGTGAATGGTAGTAATAGTGATAAGGCTACTAGTGGTGGTGTTGGTGGTGGCGGTGGTGGTAAATCTAGGGTTTTGGCTGTTCAGGATTTGTATTCGAAGTATCCGACTATATCGCGAGGTTATGCTGCGGGGTTGTATAATCTTGCTTGGGCGCAGGCGGTTCAGAATAAGCCTTTGAATGATATTTTTGTTATGGAACTTGATGGTGTTTCGAAAGATACTAATGCTAATAGTAATAATAGCAGTGATAATAAGGATGATTTGAGTACGTTGAATGAGGTTATTGTggtggatgatgatgataaagAGGAAGGGGAGTTGGAGGAGGGTGAgattgatggtgatgatgatgatatggATTGTGTTATGCTGGGTGGTGATGCTTCGGAGACTATTTTTGATTCGGAGGTGATTGATGTTAGGGATGTTTTGGAGAGTATTACTGTTGCTAATGTGGCAGA ATCGTTTGCTGAAAGTTGTACTAGGCTTCAGAGTGCCTTGCAGAGCAAAATGTTCGCGGGTTCTGAAAAAGATGTTCTTGTTCCTTTGTTATTTAATGCAGTTAAAGTGATTTATTCT GTGTTCTGCTCTATGGAATATTTGCAAAAGGAAGAGAATAAGGATAACTTATTaag ATTGCTTTCTTCTCTGAAGAATGAACATGCTCATTTATTTACTCAAGAGCTTAATAAAGAG ATTCAGGCCATGATTACTTCGATTGTTTCTGTTGATGCTCTGGGCAATAGTCAGGTTATTGACAAGGAGGGAAAATTGGAGGCCTTTAATAAGTCTCAGCAACTTCTAGGTTTACAAGCCAGTGGATTGATATCTTCTAGTATGCTTGTCCATGATAGCCCAGCCTATGCATCCGAAACCTTGTTTTATggacaaaataattttaaaggccCTATGCTCCCACTGTTTGACCTACACAAGGATCATGATTTAGATAGTTTACCGTCACCCACGCGAGAAGCTCCGTCCTGCTTTCCTGTGAATAAATTGTTTTCGGTTGGAGATGGAATGGATAGATTTGGGGTTCCTCTTGCCTCTAAGACAGAGCCTGAGAGGATGGAGCTGGATGGTAAGGATTCCAAGTTTCACATCTATGAAAATGATGCTCTGAAAGCTTTTTCCACATATCAACAAAAGTTTAATCAAAGTTCCTTTTTTACGGATGATAAGTTTCCAAGTCCAACTCCTTCAGGTGACTGTGAGGAAGGGGTTGTTGATACCAATGGTGAGGTTTCTAGTGCTTCTATAGCTGCTTCGCTAATAAGCTCTAAGTCATCTCCCTTGGATCAGATGCCTGTTTCTTCTACTTCTACTTCCATCAATCGGTCTTCAACAAAGAGTAGAGATCCTAGGCTTCGTTTCATTAATTCTGATACTTTAGATGTTAACCAACCTTTAGGGACAAATAATATGCCTAAAGTGGAATATGCTGGAAGTATAATCTCAAGAAAGCAAAAGGCTGTTGAAGAACCTTCTTTGGATGCTAGCCCTCCCAAAAGACTTAGAAGGACTTTGGAAAATTCCCAGCACAATACCAGAGAGGAAAGAACTATGGATGGAAAAGGTGGTTGGTTGGAAGAAAATACATTGGTTGGATCTCAGTTGATTGAACGGAACCATTTAATTCAAAAAGGGGAAACTGAACTCAAAAGGACTATGAGCACTAGTTCTAGTAATTTGACCATGACAAGTAGTGGAAATGAGCAGACACCTATTACAAGCGGCAGCACCACAGCTTCCCTACCCGCGTTATTGAAAAACATAGCTGTAAATCCAACCATGTTACTGAATATACTTTTAGAGCAACAACAGAGATTAGCAGCAGAAGCCCAAACGAAGCCTGTTGATTATGCTACAAGTACACTGCATTTAATCAACTCAAATTCAACAAGTGGAACAGACGCAACTGTGAATACAGGTCCAACAATGACTGCTGGTCTTCCTCAAAGTTCTGTTGGAATGTTTCCAACTTCATCACCGGCAACTTCCATG GCACCAGTCCTACAAGTCGATTCTGGAAAGGTTCGCATGAAACCCCGCGATCCACGCCGCTTTCTCCATGGAAGTAGTACTCTCCAGAAGGGTGGGAGTTTGGGGAGTGAACAATCCAAAACAACTGTATCCCCTATGCCAAATAACCAGGCAACAGATTTGACATCTCCGTCAATCGCACAACCTGATATTACTCGGCAATTTACCAAGAATCTGAAAAACATTGCTGATATTATGTCTGTTCCCCAAGAACCATCAACTCAATCTCCTGCTACTCAGAATGTTTCTTCTGCATCTGTCCCCTTTACATCAGATAGAGCTGAGCAGAAATCTGTTCTACCTCACCCTCAGAACCTGAAAGGTGGCGTAGAATCAGCTCCTGAAACATGCACATCAGGTTCCCCTCAACCCCAGAATACATGGGCTGATGTTGAGCACCTTTTTGAAGGTTATGATGAGAAGCAGAAAGCTGCTATACAAAGAGAGAGATCTAGGAGGCTTGAAGAACAGAATAAAATGTTTGCTGCTAGAAAGCTGTGCCTTGTATTGGACCTAGACCATACACTTCTTAATTCTGCTAAG TTTATGGAAGTTGATCCTGTGCATGATGAGAtattgagaaagaaagaagaacaagaTCGCGAGAAGCCTCACAGGCATCTTTTTCGTTTTCCTCATATGGGAATGTGGACTAAACTCAGGCCAGGAGTCTGGAACTTCCTGGAGAAG GCTAGTAAGCTCTTTGAGATGCATCTTTACACTATGGGAAACAAGCTATATGCAACAGAAATGGCAAAGGTGCTTGATCCAAAGGGAGTATTGTTTGCTGGTAGAGTTATCTCTAGAGGTGATGATACTGAAACAGTTGACGGTGACGAGAGAGCGCCTAAAAGCAAAGATTTGGAAGGCGTTTTGGGTATGGAATCATCTGTTGTAATTATAGATGATTCTGTGAGAGTCTGGCCTCATAACAAACTGAACCTTATAGTGGTGGAAAG GTACACATACTTCCCTTGTAGCAGACGTCAATTTGGGCTTCCTGGCCCTTCACTTCTTGAGATTGACCACGATGAGAGACCTGATACTGGAAGTCTGGCATCCTCTTTGGGG GTTATCGAGAGAATACACCAAAACTTTTTTGCTTCTCAATCCTTAGAAGAAGTGGATGTCAGAAATATCCTAGCTTCAGAGCAGAGGAAAATCTTGGATGGTTGTCGAATAGTATTTAGTAGGGTGTTTCCTGTTGGCGAAGCCAATCCCCACCATCACCCATTGTGGCAGACAGCTGAACAATTTGGCGCTTCTTGCACAAACCAAGTTGATGATCAGGTTACTCATGTAGTTGCTAATTCCCTTGGGACTGATAAG GTGAATTGGGCTATTTGCAATGGGAAATTTGTAGTCCATCCTAGCTG GGTTGAAGCATCAGCATTGCTTTATAGGAGGGCGAATGAGCAAGAGTTTCTCATTAAACCAGAAAAATGA
- the LOC131626850 gene encoding uncharacterized protein LOC131626850, translating to MAGRNDVALAAALQAMAQSVQNNNNQNAGDLQFRNLERFQRTKPPKFEGGIIDPDNAQKWLKAIEKIFRTMGCNEEQKVQFGTHMLEGEAEDWWDNSRQRMEAAGTAITWAVFRAEFLEKYFPEDARSKRETEFLELK from the coding sequence ATGGCAGGAAGGAATGATGTTGCTCTTGCTGCTGCACTGCAAGCTATGGCGCAGTCGGTGCAGAATAACAACAATCAAAATGCTGGAGACCTGCAATTTCGCAACTTAGAGAGGTTCCAGAGAACCAAACCGCCTAAGTTTGAAGGTGGTATCATTGATCCAGATAATGCACAGAAATGGCTGAAGGCTATTGAGAAGATCTTCAGGACCATGGGATGCAATGAGGAACAGAAGGTACAATTTGGTACGCACATGCTGGAAGGTGAAGCTGAGGACTGGTGGGATAACAGTCGTCAGAGAATGGAAGCTGCAGGTACTGCTATTACTTGGGCAGTGTTTCGGGCTGAGTTCCTGGAGAAGTACTTTCCGGAAGATGCTCGTAGCAAGAGGGAGACTGAGTTCCTAGAATTGAAGTAG
- the LOC131626851 gene encoding uncharacterized protein LOC131626851 → MTVDEYAARFEELVKYCSHYNTNEAMNSKCIKFENGLRPEIKQGIACQKIRNYPELVSRSRIYDNDNRTRIAHYKAVNDRKGNQNRGKPYSVPDIKEKQKAAFGKKPSGGGGFASNPIVCFKYGTEGHRANECPKDVKKCFKCGKAGHVVADCRTKVPTCYNCGEEGHISTHCQKPKKTQGNGKVFALVGAQSTNEDRIVKGTCFIHNTPLIAIIDTGATHSFISVDCVKRLGLVPSTLDRRMTIETPSIGSVVTSLACLNCPLTIFDRDFGVDLICLPLSNLDVILGMNWLEFNRVYIDCFRKMLMFLTPEEEALADSLSTKEMRILLEDEAKMFAMFASPSVEGKTSIKEIPVVNEFLEVFPGDITELPPKREVKFSIDLVPGTRPISKAPYRMSASELSELKAQIGDLLDKKFIRPSVSPRGAPVLLVKKKDGSMRLCIDYRQLNKVTIKNKYSLPRIDDLMDQLVGARVFSKIDLRSGYHQIRVKDADIQKTAFRTRYRHYEYAVMPFGVSNAPGCVYGVYESYLSFIFGSVHSGI, encoded by the coding sequence ATGACTGTTGATGAGTATGCTGCTCGATTCGAGGAATTGGTGAAGTATTGTTCTCACTACAATACCAATGAGGCTATGAATtccaagtgcatcaagtttgagaacgggCTGCGTCCCGAGATCAAACAGGGTATTGCTTGTCAAAAGATAAGGAACTATCCAGAGCTAGTGAGCAGAAGCAGAATCTATGACAATGATAACCGAACCAGGATTGCACATTACAAAGCTGTGAATGATCGGAAAGGTAATCAGAATCGTGGAAAGCCGTATAGTGTTCCTGAtattaaagaaaaacaaaaagctGCTTTTGggaagaagccaagtgggggaggaggaTTTGCTTCCAACCCCATTGTTTGCTTCAAGTATGGTACCGAGGGACACCGTGCTAATGAGTGTCCAAAGGATGTTAAGAAATGCTTCAAATGTGGGAAAGCAGGTCATGTGGTAGCAGATTGTAGAACTAAGGTGCCTacatgctacaactgtggtgaagaaggtcatatcagcACTCACTGTCAGAAGCCAAAGAAGACTCAGGGTAATGGCAAGGTGTTTGCATTAGTAGGAGCCCAGTCTACCAATGAGGACCGAATAGTAAAAGGTACTTGTTTCATCCATAACACTCCTTTGATTGCCattattgatacgggtgcaaCCCACTCGTTTATTTCTGTGGACTGTGTGAAGAGATTAGGACTTGTGCCGTCTACTTTAGATCGGAGGATGACTATTGAAACTCCATCTATTGGTTCTGTGGTTACTTCCTTAGCGTGCTTGAATTGTCCTTTGACTATATTTGATAGAGATTTCGGAGTGGACTTGATTTGTTTGCCACTCAGTAATCTGGATGTTATTTTGGGAATGAACTGGCTAGAGTTCAACCGTGTGTATATTGACTGCTTTAGGAAAATGTTGATGTTCCTTACTCCTGAAGAGGAAGCGTTGGCAGATTCGTTATCTACCAAGGAGATGAGAATATTGTTGGAGGATGAAGCTAAGATGTTTGCTATGTTTGCTTCACCATCTGTTGAAGGCAAAACATCAATTAAAGAGATACCAGTGGTGAAtgaatttcttgaagtatttCCTGGTGATATTACAGAATTACCTCCGAAGAGGGAAGTCAAATTTTCTATTGATCTTGTTCCTGGTACTAGGCCTATTTCTAAGGCGCCATACAGGATGTCTGCATCGGAATTGTCAGAGTTGAAGGCTCAAATTGGTGATTTGTTGGATAAGAAATTTATTCGGCCGAGTGTATCACCgcggggagctccagtgttgttggtgaagaagaaagatggTAGTATGCGTTTGTGTATCGATTACCGTCAGTTGAATAAAGTGACCATTAAGAATAAATATTCATtaccaaggattgatgatttaatggatcaacttGTTGGTGCCCGcgtgtttagtaaaattgatttgagatcAGGTTACCATCAGATTAGAGTAAAAGATGCGGATATTCAAAAGACAGCTTTTAGAACTCGTTACAGACATTACGAATATGCAGTGATGCCTTTCGGAGTATCTAATGCGCCcgggtgtgtttatggagtatatgaatcgtaTCTTTCATTCATATTTGGATCAGTTCATAGTGGTATATGA
- the LOC131626852 gene encoding uncharacterized protein LOC131626852, whose protein sequence is MSQTSPSKNTTPRSETASNSRAPNMVGDQDVVLDVVPLNSVPVIDPVGSIPRKMHARKSTGGSIPEMFSARDKEGSAYVHNAIAGIVTRILNEGHKVEGISVPLAQAPAPEKSKDNQVDASKDHVDVETSETNTVEGSDAKNVEASGDKDAEILETEKAEEVTAATSPKEKPTRPTDNTNDVVDLDNLDDPIDIADDDLISSISNRVKARRGKQVDDQHPPKTKVAPLKNATKEKIKKVSAEPSRTGSKVAVKKRKERSVSDSEDNVLSDFPDIPSKKKIVVTKSSTKVRDVPLDNIYLHYASNVIQWKFVYQRRMALERELANDALECQEVMKLIKSAGLLKTVTHFSKCYEMLVKEFIVNLSQDCADGRTEDFHKVYVRRKCIDFSPTVINLYLGRDAEAQPELEVTDNEVCKVITGGKVKKWVLQTGCLPITLLPLLLA, encoded by the coding sequence ATGTCTCAGACTTCTCCCTCAAAGAACACTACTCCTCGCTCTGAAACTGCATCCAACTCTAGGGCGCCAAATATGGTAGGTGATCAGGATGTTGTACTGgatgttgtgccattgaactcGGTCCCAGTCATTGATCCTGTTGGTAGTataccaagaaagatgcatgcaagaaaatcaactggtGGGTCTATTCCAGAAATGTTCTCTGCTAGGGATAAAGAAGGGTCTGCTTATGTCCACAATGCAATCGCTGGCATTGTcacaagaatcttgaatgaaggtcACAAGGTAGAAGGAATATCTGTCCCTTTAGCCCAAGCTCCTGCTCCTGAGAAGAGCAAAGATAATCAGGTTGATGCTAGCAAGGATCATgttgatgttgagacatctgaaaCCAACACTGTTGAAGGCTCTGATGCTAAAAATGTTGAAGCATCTGGAGATAAAGATGCGGAGATTCTTGAAACAGAGAAAGCTGAAGAGGTCACTGCTGCTACTTCTCCTAAAGAGAAGCCTACTCGCCCTACTGACAATACAAATGATGTGGTGGATCTGGATAATCTTGATGATCCTATTGacattgctgatgatgacctcatctccagcaTCTCCAACAGAGTCAAGGCTCGAAGGGGAAAGCAGGTTGATGATCAACATCCTCCCAAGACAAAGGTTGCTCCTCTAAAGAATGCCACCAAAGAAAAGATCAAGAAGGTCTCTGCTGAGCCTTCAAGAACTGGGAGCAAGGTTGctgtgaagaagagaaaagaaagaagtgttTCTGACTCCGAAGACAATGTCCTAAGTGATTTCCCTGACATCCCTTCAAAGAAGAAGATTGTTGTCACAAAATCCTCCACAAAGGTCCGTGATGTTCCCTTGGACAACATTTATCTGCACTATGCTTCAAATGTTATCCAATGGAAGTTTGTTTATCAAAGAAGGATGGCTCTGGAAAGAGAACttgcaaatgatgctctggaatgtCAAGAGGTCATGAAGCTCATCAAATCTGCAGGTTTGCTTAAAACTGTTACTCATTTTTCTAAATGCTATGAAATGCTCGTGAAGGAATTTATAGTGAATTTGTCTCAAGATTGTGCTGATGGAAGAACTGAGGATTTTCATAAggtgtatgttagaagaaaatgtATAGATTTTTCCCCTACTGTTATCAACCTCTATCTAGGTAGAGATGCtgaggctcaacctgagcttgaagtgactGACAATGAAGTATGCAAAGTTATCACTGGTGGTAAGGTTAAAAAATGGGTGCTGCAAACTGGGTGCCTACCAATCACACTTCTACCATTGTTGTTGGCCTAG